The proteins below are encoded in one region of Saccopteryx leptura isolate mSacLep1 chromosome 1, mSacLep1_pri_phased_curated, whole genome shotgun sequence:
- the LOC136389046 gene encoding small ribosomal subunit protein uS8-like, protein MNVLTDALKNINNARKRGKCQVLIRPCSEVIIWFLSAMMKHGYMSKFVIIDEQRAGKIVVNLTGRLSKCGVISPRFDHQFGFIILRILAGIMGQEEAR, encoded by the coding sequence ATGAATGTCTTGACTGATGCTCTCAAGAATATCAACAATGCCAGAAAGAGAGGCAAATGCCAGGTTCTTATTAGGCCATGCTCCGAAGTCATCATCTGGTTTCTATCTGCGATGATGAAGCATGGTTACATGAGCAAATTTGTAATTATTGATGAACAAAGAGCTGGGAAAATTGTTGTGAACCTCACAGGCAGGCTAAGTAAATGTGGAGTAATCAGCCCTAGATTTGATCATCAGTTTGGTTTCATTATACTAAGAATCTTAGCAGGCATCATGGGCCAAGAAGAAGCAAGATGA